Within the Cervus canadensis isolate Bull #8, Minnesota chromosome 17, ASM1932006v1, whole genome shotgun sequence genome, the region atggagcaactaagcctgtgcgccacaaatACTGACCTGTGCCCGAGAGCCtgggagctacaactactgagcccaggctttgcaacaagagaagccaccacagggagaagcctgtgatcacaatgaagagtaacccccgatcaccacaactagagaaagcccaagtgcaacaatgaagattcagtgcagcctgaaataaattaaatatatactatgtaagtgaaagtcactcagtggtgtctgactctttgcaaccccacggactatacagcccatggaaccTAAAAATGGAGTCggtagccgttccctcctccaggggatcttcccaacccaaaggtcgaatccaggtctcccacattgcaggtggattctttaccagctgaagcacaagggatgcccaagaatactggagtgggtagcctctcccttctccagtggatcttcctgacccaggaattgaattgggatctcctgtattgcagatggattctttaccagctgagctttttATTGATTTCTCTGTTAGAAAGGAAGTCTATAGCTGGGAAGGtcatttctttccctcctccaaggtatgTAGTGTAAAGCTTTCGtggctgtctttttttttggccacaccaggtggcaagtgcaggatcttagtttcccccaccagggatcaaggAACTTGCACCCTCTGCAGTAAAAGggcttaaacactggactgcccaGGATGTCCCCTTTTATGGCTCTCCTTTTAATCACATTCACAAATTAAATATAGTTCTTATTCTTAGACGTCTGCAGCATATCCAACCACCTGTTAGCAGCCTACACACCTCCTCTCAGTCTTCTCTCCAGGGTCACTCCCctgggcaggagagaggggagggggtccCCCTCCAGACTGCATTCTCATTCCAGCTCATcatttcattcactcagcaaacatttattggtGCAAGTACCAGTCAAAGTGCCAGGCACCGGGAATCAAAACATGAATAAAACCAAGTCCCTGACCTCAAAGTGCTTACCATCTAATAGCGGAAGTCTGTCATAAATAATTCAACCTTGCCCAAAGAGAGGCTGGCCTTTGCCCTTGGCTCCTGGGAAGCAACCTCTAAGCCCTTGGAATGTCTTGACTAACAATAATGTCTTTGTTTGCACGGGTATCTTTTGCCTCAACAGATAATCCAGCAATGTGACACGTAATCAGCCAGACCTCAGAACAGCTGGAGAATGAGGTCGGCCAACCAGGTCTATATGACCAAGTTCAACAACAAACTTTAGATGCCAAGGTACAGGTGAGATTCTCTGGTTGGCAATATTCCATGAGTTTTGTCACACAATTACTAGGAAATTTAAAGCTGTCCATGATGCTACTGGGAGAAGACCAGTGGGCAAGATCCATGTTTGGAAGTTTCCACTCCATTCATTTCTTCCCTTGGTTGACTTAATATCTGTTTCATTTCACTGTGATAAACTTTAACGGGGAATAAAACAGCTTTCAGTGAGCGTATTGAGTCCTTCTGGTGAATTATCAAATCAAAGGACAGTCTTGGAGACTATCCTAACTTTGGGAAATAGATAGGTAGTGGAATGGGGATGGCACAAAGATGAGAATGGCTAATTCCACCTGCAGAGATAATGTCCCAAACAGGTATCTGTTTATTCAACATGTGgatggtagggacttccctggtggtccagtggctaagacttcatgttcCCAACACaacaggcctgggtttgatccctcgccagggaactagaccccacatgctgcaactaagtttgtatgccacaactaaaaagatcccatgtgctgcaactaagacctggagcagcccaAAATACACAGATGGGTAGGTATATTCACCAAGTGGATGAAATCAGAGAGAGGAGGGCTGgtttggggaggtggggaggggagaaataTGAAACACGTGTTTGTACTAAACCATTAAGCAGCATGGCTAGAAAGGAGGCAGTAAAAGCGGCAAGGTATTACATGAGACGAGACAGATACACGAAGGCCAGGTCATGAAGAAACTCGCACAGCAGGTCAAGGAGCTTTACGCGTGCCTTGTAGGCCATGGGAAGTCCTTGAAGTAAcatgatcagatttgcatttttacaAAGGGTCACTCTGCCAGTTGTTGCAACAGAGACAGATTAGAGCTGAGGGGGAGGTGGCGGGGAAGACTGGTGGCAGGGGAAACCAGGTGAGAGACGCTGGCAGCGCTGCAGGAGAGAAATGATGGAGACTTGAATTAAGGCCTAACTACTGCCGAGTCCATCTCCCAGCCATTTCAAAATCGGCTTGCCCCAAACTGAGCTCATTATCTTTCCGCCCCGGAGTCCCTCCCAATCATGTTCTTCCTGAGATGCTTATCCTTGTTAATAGCATATAGGCACCCAAGTTAGGAACTTAAGAATCATTCTGATGATTcctgtccatttcttttttttttttttcttaatgtctttatGCATAATTTATGGCAAGACAATTACTCGGCCCTCCTTTTTCACAGATTTGGTATTTGTTGCTATTTGCCAAAACTGGAAACCACCCAAATCAatacttcacatttttcacactcattcacattttgttgttgttcagtcgcttcgtcatgtctgactcttttgcgaccccatggactgtagcccgccaggctcctctgtccactggagcgggttgccatttccccctcctgtccattttcatttcacagctagCGAGTCACCATGTCCTTAAGTCCCacctctctcttctccatttcctcCACAATCTAAGTTTGGAGTTAGATGTTAAAATAACTAATATCCAATCACAGAAACCGACAACACAACCGTCTTTGAAATGGGTGGCAGGAGGTGAACTCctaattcagaaaaatatgacCAGGAGACAGTCTATTCAGTGATTGATAAATCATACTGGCTCATTTAAAAACATGAGGGCACACCCCTGAGAAACATCCTTCAAGGTACCATTCAACAGTATCAAGTTGTACCTGGTGATAAGTTTGGCTGATTTGTTCTTTGATTCATGCATCTGTCCCCAGAGAGCACTCTTTGAGGGAAATAGTCCTTCCAGACCAGATTATTTTTGGGCAGTCTGGTCAAGTCTCTACTGATACTAGCATGCACAGCTCCTGAAAGGATACAGTTGGCTGCTGAGAGCACAAACTAGAGCATTCAGAAGATCATTAAACAGAGACTAAACCTCTAAGCAGCCTACGACATGCTTTTTGGCAAGAGGAACACGATGTTCCTATTACGAATTGACCTAAATTCAGGAAACAGCTTACTGATGTAGGCATGCTTAAATCTGTGGCCAGCTGGGTCATTACTGGGTACGGAAGGGGGtttcttccttctccaattttaCAGTGTCAGCCTGAGCAGCCCTCTAAGAGCCCAACACTGAGGCTAGTTCCAGTGGGGTGCTGAATTTGTGTAATTAGGCTCTGCTTAACCACAGCTTCTGCCCGGATCCGTTCCCAGAACTGACCAACACAAAGAAACAACTGCATGTCAGACAAGATCTGACCTGGATCCTTCTGAAATTTTCTCCACAGGATACTAGTACACTGGAGTGGAATAGTGAAGACCTTTTTTCTACTAAGAGAAGTCCTAGAAAAGTGGAAAGCAGTATGGGGAGCAGATTGAGGCCATGGGAAATGGGACACATTTCCTGAACAAAGAGCAGAATCTAACTGGTTGGTGTTAGAGGCCACCTTCCACCCCCACAGCTGCCACAGAGCTCCCGTCCACAAATCTAAGTGGATCCTGCCTGCTCAAAGCGCTTCATCAGTTCCCTTTCATCCATGATATAAAACCCCAAACCTCTGTATAACACACCTTAAACACACAGGCCACTTACGGTCAGGCCCATCTCTTTCCAGCCTCCTTTACCACAGCCTCCCAGCCCCTCTTTAACCTTGAGCCATGCTGAACCAACTTCAGGCCCCAGAGCAAGTCCTGCTCAGCTCTTGAGGGGTGCAACTGCATAAACTCCTGCTTCTGTGAGAAACTCCCCCTTCCTTGTCCACAGAGCACATTTCTGTCCCTCCTCTGAGTCTCAGCCCAGCTCTGAAacctccctctgctcctcccaaTCTCTCCTGCCCCCTTTCTGCACTAAAGCCACCATCCCACTATCTAGATGCTGGTGGGTTTATTTCCTCACTGGATCCTGAGCTCAAGGGCAGGGATGAAATCCTGTTCCACACCATAACCCACTCTACACCCCTGGACCTAACACAAGGCTTATTTTCTGGAAGATGTTCAAATGTTGGTGGAAGCAGTGAATGAACTCTATTTGCATTTTATCTCTGGCTGTGTCGAAACCAGAGAAAATCACACTTGTCTTCTCAGAAGAGGGAACATATTCAAATACCAAGAACTGCAGTTCCTGGTAAGACCTTTTAGAAAATGACGTTACCAACAGCAGCAACCAGAAACTCAGCAGAATGCTTAAGTGCTAAACAGAGTGAAATGGGCCAACACTTGAACAGTCATGGTTTAAGTAGCCTGAaggagtggaggtgggggagatTCCTGACAGTCTAAAGTTTAAGAACCACAAATAACTTCTTAAGAATGACATATATTTACACTGTGGATCTGTGATACATTTTCACAGGAGTTGCTGCTCAAATCCGAAGACCACCCAATGTGGGAACCTTCCCCTACTGTTAAAGCCAGCATTTCAGATAGGAGACAAGCTCTTTCCAGCTGGAATGGCTTTGGAAGGTCTGCCTTAAAATGAAGGCACTTTGTTCTTGTCACCGgccacctccccagccctcctctgAGACCAGCCACCATCCTGTGCCTCCCAGAGGAGGCTGCCCTGCCTAGTTCTCCATGAGGCTCTCCGGGTGGTTGGGGCTCTGGGGAGGGCTCTTCAGCTTGGGGGTAGACAGGTGCTCCAACTCATAGCATCCATTCTCAGAGGCCCTGGGTGTGAGCTTCCCCATTATGCCCTCCTTCTGGCTCTTCTTGTGCTCAATAATCTGCTGGAGCTGGTAGCCAGCGTATTCTGGCTTGGTGGTCAGTGGGCCGGTTGGCACAGCTACGCCAAGAACATCTGACACCATGTAGGGGCGCAGCCAGCCCACCAGAGGAGTGCTTCCGGGGCTGTAGTGGGCCTGCTTGTGGTAGAAGAGAAGCCCATCCACCTACGAGAGAGGAAACTTGGGATGAGAAGGGATTCTGGGGCCCACGTCTCCAGGAGAGCTATGTACAGTGTGACAATTCCTATGGTCCAATTCTTTTTTCCTGGGTCACTGCCAGATGAAAGACCGTCCTCATTTCTCACACATGCATTTCTCTAAATGAAGAAATGgcctagaaaatgaaattttaatatataaaaacatacatacaaaGTACTTTCCCATTTACAGGGTGCTTTCCTACCCACTATTTCACCCTCTTcaagtatgtgttagtcactcagttgtgtccgactctttgtgaccctatggactatagcccaccaggctcctctgtccatggaatgttccaggcaagaatactggagtgggtagccattcccttctccaagggatcttccagacccagggatggaatctgtctcctgcactgcagggagattctttaccatctgagccaccaggaaagccccatttcACTCTCTAACCCACCATGAAAGTGTCTGAGAGCTGGGGCTGCTCCGGCTCCGGGAGTTCTGGGGCCTCCCCCAAACACACTGAGGATGAAGTAGCAATCCACCCTGAGCCCAGGTCTTCTCTCCTCTGATTCCATGTACTTCCTACCACCTGGAGGTCCCAGTAGTGGGGGATGTGCTCCACACAGGGAACAAAGCGGGGAAACTGGACAAGCCCCTCCAAGATGCCTGACTGCTGAGTGCAAGGGAAGCAGCCGGCCAAGCAGCCAGCATTTCTGGCTGCCTGAACCTCCCCCTAAATTGTTTGAGAGCTACGTTCTGGGAAACTCAGTTTTTCTCAACGGGAAGACCTCCCACAGtcccatattttcttttctgtgattcaGTGACTCATCTCTAAAAAGCATTTATTGTCACTGGGGCATAAGGGTTATAAATAAAGATGGTGTTCTTACCACCTTCTTAATTGACTCCCAGAAATGAAGGCAGCTCAGCCTTCACTATTTCCTTATTCGGGAAGCTATGGTCCTTTTAGCAAAATTATATTCAGTTCAAGCAAATACTTGTGGGTGACGAGGCAGAATTTTAAAGGGTACGATGGTCAAAGGAAGTCTATGGAGAGGGTACTGGCACATTCTGAGGAGGACAAAAGGCTGCCCCGGGCTGAGCAGACCCTGGGGACCTGAGACTTTGCGTTGAGCACTAGAACCCGGGAAGTCCTGGGCAACCGGGGACAAGTTAGTCACCCTGCTGCCCTGCCACTGCTCAGCATGCACTGCCGTCCCTGGGGACCATCTgctggtgggaggaaggaagggttaGGAGTTCAAAGCCCTGCAGTCTGTTGGCCACAGAAGCGCCTTTACAGCATAATCAGCCGTGGCAGTCAAACATGGGGCTGATTCTCACGCTTGTAGCAGAGGACACAaggacccaggaatggaaccctcacctctctctgggcctcagtttctccatctgtaaaatgagggagtGAGATGAGCTTTCCTTTCAGGGCCCTTCCAGCTCTGGCCTTCTGACTTATCTGACTCTGAAGGGTCATGAGCACATCCTTTCCCACGAGCCAGCTTTCAGCCCTTTTTCTGATGCTCTGACACAGCAAAGTCAGAGGCACTCTTAAGACTCCAGGTAGCCAAGTTTCCCTGTGTCCCACCATCACGTCAGAGCAATAAAGACAATGGTTTTGTTACCTCAAAAGGGAAGTCCATAGACAGCACTTTACACAGGCTCTCAGGGGTACAAGGGAAGTTCTTCAGTCCCACAAATTTAAACTGAAACatgaattagaacaaataatgaGTATAGGTTACAAACAATACTGGTTCCAGCAGTTGAAGAGCTAATaatgaatcaaagaagaaaatttttagtCTCACCCTAACCGCCCCCCTCTACCTGTCCTCTAATTACTAGGCATAGAATTCTCAACCTTGTTTTTTACAGGAGAACCATCTGGgaaactcttaaaaattactgATGCCCAGGCCTCACCCTGAAATTCTGACTGAACTGCTCTGGGGTGGGACCCAagcatttttgtgttttaagttCTCCTGTTGATTTTAACATATGATCAAGACTGTGAACCACCACCCTGTACTAGGCGTGGGGACTCTGTTATTCTCCCAACCCTATGACAGCTGCCCCAAACAAAGGGCTGGTGAAATGCCACAACAGCAAAAATTTTTATACTAAAGCAACATAACAAAGTGATGAGGATTATGACAAGCTCTCAGTCAGATTGCTCGGGTCTGAAGGGCACCTCTGTCAATCATTTAATCTCCATATGCCTCCATTTTCCTGTCTATAAAAAGGGATAATAAAAGCATCCACTGCATAAGCTTATCATGCAGACACAGTGAGACAGTACAGGTAGAGCATACAGAACAGCATCTCAGAGGAAGCAGCACCCATGTTCTTCTTGGACCTTATTGATAACGTCACTAGAAGTACTGGCTCCATTTACTGTCCTGTAATTGGTTATCTagttgcctttaaaaatgctgtaAGCAACCCAAGCAAATGCCAGTCTACAGAGCTTAACAAataaaatgcaatgaaaataGCCATCCTGTGTTTAATCACTGAGCAAATAGCAAAGACACTTGGGCTATCATCCTGGACTGTGGGACCTTGGGGAAGGCAGCGCCCTCTCTCTGCACCTGCATCCTCATCTATAAAGAGAGGGAACTCACTAGATGAGGTCACTCTTAGTTCAGATACAAAAGCaggggttctcaaagtgtggttcatGAGCCAGCAGTACCAATTTCActggggaacttgttagaaatgcaaactctCAGGCTTTacctcagacctactgaatcagaaactctgggggtaaAGCCCAGGAGCTTGAATTTCAACAAGCCTCCAGTGGCTATGGATGCAAGCtacagtttgagaaccaccatACTAGCATTCTATATAGCATTATTAATAAAAGAAGTTATTAGCATTTTCTATCAACCACTATTCATTGAGTGCTCACCCTAAGTATTATGCTAGAAAGACATGCACATTTATATCATTTGGTTCACAGAACAGCTCTGTAAGGTAGGTGTTATTAACCCTattaaacagataaagaaattaaagCCAAGTGAAGATATTAACTTAACCAAGTAATTGTTAAAAGCCAAAACTGGAATCTGGATGACTATTGAGTGCATACTTTTCCCACTATGCCATGctgcctcaaaaagaaaaaataaagataattttatccATAATGATTGAATTCAGACAACAGAGCAATCCAAACTGATCCCCAGAAAGAACTCTGCAGTCCTAACACCAGGCCTTACTGGATTGAGCTTGGTTTTCTCTCCCAGTCCTTCTTCCTCTGGTAACTTTGAATGCATCCAGTAGAATCGGAAATCAGTCTGCCAAAGAGACAGGGAAAGATGAAATAAGGCTCACTGTTTCATgaacaaaatattgttttatgaACAAAAACACTCCATTCTAAAAATTGCTTGATGGTCAAAAGGCACAAATGTCcagttgtaagataaataagtactagacATTGAAAGTACAACACGATGACTATGGTTAACTTTGCCGTCTGGTATATATGATAGCTGTTGCAAGTTGTTGATCCTAacagttctcaaggcaaggaaaaactatttctttcttttttttggtatctatatgagatgatgggtgtTAACTTACTGTACcatgtatgtaaatcaaatcattgtgctgtacaccttaaacttacacagtgctgtatgtcagttacacttcaataaaactgtgaaaaaaatagTCACCTGATTGATGAAAACATAAGCCCTCCTCTCATTACCCTCAATTCTGTTAAAACACTGCTATAAGGTCAGGAAGATATCATAAAATCTTTGGATATATTTTCCTTAAATCCAATAGGATTGTTAATAGTAGTAATGCCAACATTTATCACTGAAGCCTACTGTGTTTCAGGCTCTATGCTAAGGACCTTATGCACATAATCGTATTAATCATCAACCATCCTCTCCAAACTGCATTATTACTATCTCCATCTTACAGGTGATGACTCAGGCTGAGAGAGATTACATCACTCACCCAGGCGCACACAACATTACCACAGGACCAGGACTCTACAACTCCAAAGCACATTGTATTAACTTTTGTCTAACTTTACCTGAGAGTTAGGAACTACTTTGTAGTTGTAACTTCTCATAAACTACTACTTCTGATACATATCCTTCTGTTGATATTTaggggcttttctttttcttttcaaattttcaaccccccccaaaaaaacaaacaaaaaaaaaaccacagtcttttttcttcatattatCAAAATATAGGTGGCTTTAGTTACCAAATTTGTAGATTGTGAATGTATGTTACGAAATACCCTTcaacagaattaaagaaaaataggttCTGGACTGAATTTGTGAATTCTGAGTTTGGGGCTTGGCTCTGCGTTTGGGCAAGGTAGTTAACATCTGCAGCTCTCAGTTTTCATATCTAAACAGTCAGGGGTAAAAACAATAGTACATACTTATCTTTTAGAGTCGTTGTAAGGGATTCAGTGAGATCATGCTCACAAAGTGCTTAGCGATACAGGTCTTGGctattattttttgaattagATGCATGTTAAAATTCTGAACTACCACCATCTGGCATGATTTGGAAACCTAGGCTGGGGTAATGGCTATGGAAAGAAGCAGCCTATGGTGATAACCTGTGATTCGAATGCTTGGGCCTCTGTGAGGATCACTTGGAGGCTTGTTAAAACATAAGCCCCATCCCCATAGTTTCTGATTCAACAGGTTgaagaatttgcattttgaacAACCTTCTAAGGCCACACATTGTTAACTACAATGATAAACTATTAACAATTGAGAGGGAGCATTAAAAACCCACTACTATAAAACTGGACAgagcttgccaggtggctcagtggtgaagaagccacctgccaatgcaggagatgtgggtacgatccctgagttgggaaggtaccctggagtaggaaatggcaacccactccagtgtgcttgcttggaaaattccaaagcagcctggtgggctacagtccatggggttgcaaagagctggacatgacctggtgactaaacaacaacaaataaaaccagGACAAGGTTGGGGGAGCACGGGAGTAGAGATGGACCCTGCGGGGTGACCTGGCCTCTCTCTTGATGACTGCTTGTCACTTGTAAGTATCACCAATCTGAGAAAAATGTTGTGGGAAGGTGAAACTTGAGGGGAGaatattggggggggggtgtATTTCCTCACTTGGAAAACCTGCTTCCAGAGCTAGCCCCTCAGGGGTTCATGCCCTTATAGTCATACTAAGGAGGCTCTGACATTCAGGGTCAGGATGTGGCTGGTAAGGAGTGGAGGTGGCAGAAGTCTATCTGATGGTGCTTAACATTCCACCTTCTCTTCCTGGTGCCGCCTGCACTAGGCAGCATCCCCTCCACCCACAGTCTTCCCTGCCAGCAAGCCTCCCActctggagagaggggagggctACAGCTTCCACGAAGTCCCAGCCTATCCCTCCACTctgcttctctttcctcccctcgAGAATGGTGATGCTTCCCTTAGTTCCTCCTACCTCTTTTTAGAAATGAAGCTAATTTAAACACACTCAAAGATGCAAGGAACATTAGATGATGTTCTTGATATACCACATCCTGTAAACATCAAGAAGCTGGTCACGGACTAAACCCACATGCTGAGCCACTTTCctgggaagggaggagaaagcaggagaagaCATGAGGAGAGCATCAGTCCTTACCTGGCAGTCATAAAACGGGTGTCCCCGCCAGCACATCACATCCAGAACGTAATATGTCTGGTTCACCTCATTGTAAATGCAGTCCAGAATGGTGTAGTCTGCGGGCAGAAAGTCAGTACAGGGTACCCATCAGGGCTCCCTCCACCATAATCGAGGGAGCCCCATCTTCAGGGCTTGGGAACTGCATCCAACAACCCTCAGTGATCACAGCAAGCACCAGCACTAAGGGACAAAGTTCTTCACAGCCTTTTCTGGCTGTCTGGTATAGCCCAAAGGTGGCCTGAGGTGTGACAGTACAAGAGGGGTCAAGGCCGTGCCACATGTGAACTCTGAACCTTTAGATAAGGTTTAAGAGAAGCTCAAGCTTGAAAGCAAGtaatgtcaccttgcttatttaacttctatgcagagtacatcatgagaaacgctgggctggaggaagcacaagctggaatcaacattgccgggagaaatatcaatagcctcagatatgcagatgacaccacccttatggcagaaagtgaagaagaactaaagagcctcttgatgaaagtgaaagaggagagtgaaaaagttggcttaaagctcaacattcagaaaactaagatcatggcatctggtcccatcacttcatgggaaatagatggggaaacagtgtaaacagtggctgactttatttttctgggctgcaaaatcactgcagatggtgattgcagccatgaaattaaaagagccttactccttggaaggaaagttatgacc harbors:
- the SNUPN gene encoding snurportin-1 isoform X2 → MEELSQALAGSFSVSQDLNSTAAPHPRLSQYKSKYSSLEQSERRRQLLELQKLKRLDYVNHARRLAEDDWTGMESEEEEEKKDDEEMEVDTGKKLPKRYANQLMLSEWLIDVPSDLGQEWIVVVCPVGKRALIVASQGSTSAYTKSGYCVNRFSSLLPGGNRRNSTTAKDYTILDCIYNEVNQTYYVLDVMCWRGHPFYDCQTDFRFYWMHSKLPEEEGLGEKTKLNPFKFVGLKNFPCTPESLCKVLSMDFPFEVDGLLFYHKQAHYSPGSTPLVGWLRPYMVSDVLGVAVPTGPLTTKPEYAGYQLQQIIEHKKSQKEGIMGKLTPRASENGCYELEHLSTPKLKSPPQSPNHPESLMEN